Proteins encoded in a region of the Solanum dulcamara chromosome 9, daSolDulc1.2, whole genome shotgun sequence genome:
- the LOC129902132 gene encoding bifunctional nuclease 2 translates to MSSLQGPVICPVVRGKQTSQFAVPVNSSVVKAKISKSRFWGLNGISSFRVNVARQPQSRVSKVIQCTFSSSSDGNGSMAENSNESDADYVNSSVVEAVEVRSGPDGFMIKMRDGRHLKCVHNNPQGGHLPDYAPHPAIVLRMEDGTGLLLPIIVLEMPSALLMAAVRNVQIARPTMYQVVNDMVEKMGYTVKLVRVTKRVHEAYYAQLYLTKSDNDAESISFDLRPSDAINIAVRSKVPIQVNKYLAYSDGMKIVESPKPVVHTTGSDGLLFAELDRPNGKPCIETKEFILVRNMLIAAVEERYRDAALWRDKLTQLRSKRNWI, encoded by the exons ATGAGCTCTCTGCAAGGGCCTGTCATTTGTCCTGTGGTACGTGGAAAGCAAACAAGTCAGTTTGCTGTTCCTGTCAATTCTTCTGTAGTGAAGGCTAAGATTTCGAAGAGTAGGTTCTGGGGGCTTAATGGGATCTCTAGCTTCCGGGTTAATGTGGCTCGTCAACCACAATCCAGAGTAAGCAAGGTGATACAATGCACCTTTAGTTCATCATCAGATGGAAATGGTAGCATGGCAGAGAATTCCAATGAAAGCGACGCAGATTATGTGAACTCTAGTGTGGTAGAAGCTG TTGAAGTGCGAAGTGGGCCAGATGGTTTCATGATCAAAATGAGAGATGGCAGACATTTGAAATGTGTCCATAATAATCCACAAGGAGGTCATCTACCTGATTATGCTCCACATCCAGCGATTGTGTTAAGAATGGAAGATGGGACAGGGCTTCTTCTCCCTATAATTGTTT TGGAGATGCCAAGTGCGCTGCTCATGGCAGCTGTGCGCAATGTCCAAATT GCCAGACCAACAATGTATCAAGTTGTGAATGACATGGTTGAGAAGATGGGTTACACT GTTAAACTAGTTCGAGTTACCAAGAGGGTGCATGAGGCTTATTATGCTCAGTTATATCTAACAAAG TCTGACAATGATGCTGAGAGTATTAGCTTTGATCTTCGTCCATCTGATGCAATCAACATTGCTGTGAGAAGCAAG GTGCCAATACAAGTCAACAAGTACTTGGCTTATAGTGATGGTATGAAAATTGTTGAATCTCCGAAGCCAGTAGTTCACACTACTGGTTCAGACGGTCTATTGTTCGCCGAGCTTGACAG GCCTAATGGCAAGCCGTGCATTGAAACGAAGGAGTTTATTCTTGTGCGAAATATGCTGATTGCAGCGGTTGAAGAACGATATAGAGATGCTG CTCTGTGGAGGGACAAGCTTACTCAACTGCGCTCCAAGAGAAACTGGATATAG
- the LOC129902133 gene encoding phosphatidylinositol/phosphatidylcholine transfer protein SFH12-like, with amino-acid sequence MSGGEGSLFDGEDQLHSDIGISFTTTEIRGGPEELGFVNNFRQVLIRENVLPPMHDDNLKLLRFLKARKFDIEKTKLMWTNMLQWRTDFGTDSIIKDFDFHERDEVLQNYPQGYHGTDKEGRPVYIEQLGLMNVDKLMEVTTLDRYVKYHVQEFEKSIDFRFPACSVAAKRHIDRGVTILDVEGVSLRNFTKPVREVILQLQKIDNDYYPETLGEMFVINAGPGFRLLWHILKPFLDPETTSKIHVLGNNYQAKLLEIIDEWELPDFLGGRCTCENDGGCLRSDKGPWRTLKEISMEAECLEKTMATSNVTRQQKTVLESK; translated from the exons ATGTCAG GTGGTGAAGGATCTTTATTTGATGGTGAAGACCAATTACATTCTGATATTGGAATTTCTTTTACCACAACGGAAATTAGGGGCGGCCCTGAGGAGTTGGGATTTGTAAATAATTTTCGACAAGTGCTGATCCGGGAGAACGTGCTTCCTCCTATGCATGATGATAATCTCAAATTGTTAAG attCTTGAAAGCTAGAAAGTTTGATATTGAGAAGACGAAGCTCATGTGGACAAATATGCTTCAATGGAGAACAGATTTTGGAACTGACAGTATTATCAAG gatttcgacttccatgagaGGGATGAAGTTCTACAAAACTACCCTCAGGGCTATCATGGCACGGATAAGGAAGGAAGACCAGTTTATATTGAACAATTGGGGCTAATGAATGTCGACAAACTTATGGAAGTGACTACTCTGGATCGTTATGTTAAATATCACGTCCAAGAATTTGAGAAGTCTATTGACTTCCGATTTCCTGCCTGCTCTGTAGCTGCAAAAAGACATATCGATAGAGGTGTTACCATTTTGGATGTTGAAGGAGTG AGTTTGAGGAATTTTACCAAGCCTGTACGAGAAGTCATTTTGCAGCTGCAGAAGATTGATAATGACTATTACCCTGAA ACACTTGGTGAAATGTTTGTTATAAATGCTGGACCGGGATTTAGGCTACTCTGGCATATACTCAAGCCTTTTCTTGACCCCGAAACGACGTCTAAGATACAT gTTCTTGGCAACAATTATCAAGCCAAACTGCTTGAAATCATTGATGAATG GGAGTTGCCAGATTTTCTTGGTGGTAGGTGTACGTGTGAAAATGATGGTGGTTGTTTAAGGTCAGATAAAGGGCCATGGAGAACCCTCAAGGAGATATCAATG GAAGCAGAGTGTTTAGAGAAGACAATGGCGACATCCAACGTTACAAGGCAACAAAAAACAGT TTTAGAGTCCAAGTAG
- the LOC129902131 gene encoding protein HYPER-SENSITIVITY-RELATED 4-like has product MQFPKTKIEFLETMPSSKTILTAATSLTASVILFRSIASDLVPEQLQLFFSSHFQKLSNRLSSQLIVVIEESEGLTSNQMFDAVNVYLGTKVNAWTQRIKVNKPDKDEELAVTVDRYQEVTDDYENVKFTWIMKSRGIKQSEKSTNPKTELRYFELSFHKKQKEMALKSYLPYILKRAKEIKEEKRVVRLHTVDYNGTDYWSSVVLNHPATFDTMAMEPEMKGELIEDLDMFVSRKKYYRRVGKAWKRGYLLYGPPGTGKSSLVAAMANYLKFDVYDLDLREVQCNSDLRRLLIGSSNRSILVIEDIDCNVGLQNRKNENDTTEDDKITLSGLLNFIDGLWSSCGDERIIVFTTNHKDRLDPALLRPGRMDVHIEMSYCTFSGFRVLASNYLKTKEHSLFTAIEDLFLKVKVTPAEVAGELMKSNNSDVALENLIKFLQNKEHGGVTRS; this is encoded by the exons ATGCAATTTCCCaaaacaaaaatagagtttttggAAACGATGCCGTCGTCGAAGACAATTTTAACGGCGGCAACTTCTCTCACCGCTTCAGTAATTCTTTTCCGATCAATAGCTAGCGACCTTGTACCGGAACAACTCCAGctctttttttcttcacatTTTCAAAAACTATCGAACCGCCTTTCTTCGCAGCTGATTGTGGTCATTGAAGAGTCTGAAGGTCTCACTTCGAACCAGATGTTTGACGCTGTCAATGTTTATTTGGGTACAAAGGTTAATGCTTGGACTCAAAGGATCAAAGTTAACAAGCCAGACAAAGACGAAGAGCTCGCCGTCACTGTTGATAG GTACCAAGAAGTAACCGATGATTATGAAAATGTCAAATTCACTTGGATCATGAAGTCCAGGGGAATCAAACAGAGTGAAAAGAGCACCAACCCCAAGACAGAGCTTCGATATTTTGAGCTAAGTTTTCACAAGAAGCAAAAGGAGATGGCCTTAAAATCTTATTTACCGTATATTTTGAAGAGAGCCAAAGAGATTAAGGAGGAGAAAAGGGTAGTAAGGCTACACACGGTGGATTATAACGGGACTGATTATTGGAGTTCTGTCGTGTTAAACCATCCTGCAACATTTGATACAATGGCTATGGAACCAGAAATGAAGGGGGAGTTGATCGAGGATCTTGACATGTTTGTAAGTAGGAAAAAGTACtataggagagttggaaaagcTTGGAAACGGGGGTACTTGTTATATGGACCGCCTGGTACTGGAAAGTCGAGCTTAGTTGCAGCTATGGCTAATTACCTcaagtttgatgtttatgactTGGACTTAAGAGAGGTGCAGTGCAATTCGGATTTGAGAAGGTTGTTGATCGGTTCATCAAACCGCTCTATACTTGTGATAGAAGACATTGATTGCAATGTGGGGTTGCAGAATAGGAAAAATGAGAATGACACAACTGAAGATGACAAG ATTACACTGTCTGGGTTGTTGAACTTTATTGATGGCTTGTGGTCGAGTTGTGGAGATGAACGAATCATAGTGTTCACAACAAATCACAAGGACAGACTTGATCCAGCATTGTTGAGACCTGGACGTATGGATGTGCACATTGAGATGTCATATTGCACTTTCAGTGGTTTCAGAGTACTTGCATCTAATTACCTAAAGACAAAGGAGCACAGTCTGTTTACAGCAATTGAGGATCTGTTCCTGAAAGTTAAGGTAACACCAGCTGAAGTAGCAGGAGAGCTGATGAAAAGCAACAACTCTGACGTTGCACTAGAAAATCTCATCAAATTCCTTCAAAACAAGGAACATGGGGGTGTGACGAGAAGCTAA
- the LOC129904199 gene encoding inositol-pentakisphosphate 2-kinase-like isoform X1, translating into MAMVLQANDAREWCYRGEGAVNLVLAYSGEHPDFVGKVLRVQKVPRNGSQRENGHPGLTELECLIWKEFKELVSAPTKEMAEYYFVQHVMCSLLGSKNVDAGIHIPVTREFLETVDNNVLCQRPSWRVDAAMINPLCDSVLLISDHSLFLRDALKRDFCISVEIKPKCGFLPLSEFIASENSIKRSVTRFRMHQALKLHQGKISEISAYDPLDLFSGSSDRVHKAIKGLFKTPQNNFRVFLNGSLILGGLGGNADATSCEVGETFENALKCVIQAVDGRRTQCFLDLISKTIFGSGLLNKVLEVQKLDNADIEGAIHAYYNVISQPCTVCNKRSAEDQLSKRYNSLHSISKDESLKIVRNYLIAATAKDLSMMISFRPREDGSLESPYSMVSLGSTNQSFDYKAYFIDLDLKPLERMEYYYKLDQQIVGCYAQMVKSTQQLSHIE; encoded by the exons ATGGCGATGGTTTTGCAAGCGAATGATGCTCGGGAATGGTGTTATAGAGGAGAAGGAGCTGTGAATCTAGTACTTGCTTATAGTGGAGAACATCCTGATTTT GTTGGGAAAGTGTTGCGGGTACAGAAGGTACCAAGGAATGGATCTCAACGCGAGAATGGTCATCCAGGTCTAACCGAGTTGGAATGCCTCATATGGAAAGAATTTAAAGAGCTGGTATCAGCTCCTACAAAAGAAATGGCTGAATACTATTTTGTGCAGCATGTGATGTGCTCGCTGTTGGGTTCAAAGAACGTTGATGCAGGG ATTCACATCCCTGTGACCCGAGAATTTCTGGAAACAGTTGATAACAATGTTCTATGTCAGCGTCCTTCTTGGCGTGTTGATGCTGCTATGATCAACCCCCTGTGTGATTCTGTACTGCTGATATCTGATCATTCGCTTTTCCTGCGTG ATGCACTTAAAAGGGACTTCTGTATATCTGTAGAAATAAAG CCTAAATGCGGATTTCTTCCTCTTTCGGAATTTATTGCATCAGAAAACAGTATTAAAAGGAGTGTAACTCGTTTCAGGATGCATCAGGCTTTAAAATTGCACCAAGGAAAG ATATCAGAGATAAGTGCATATGATCCATTGGATTTGTTTTCTGGATCCAGTGATAGAGTACACAAAGCAATAAAGGGCCTTTTTAAGACCCCACAGAACAATTTCCGTGTTTTCCTGAATGGTTCTCTCATATTAGGGGGTTTAGGTGGTAATGCAGACGCTACAAGCTGCGAAGTTGGTGAAACATTTGAAAATGCACTCAAGTGTGTAATCCAAGCTGTAGATGGCCGGCGAACTCAATGCTTTTTAGATCTCATTTCCAAGACCATTTTTGGTTCAGGACTGCTAAATAAGGTTCTTGAAGTCCAGAAGTTAGACAATGCTGACATTGAAGGTGCAATTCATGCATATTACAATGTCATTTCCCAGCCTTGCACGGTATGTAATAAACGATCAGCTGAAGATCAATTGTCAAAAAGATACAATTCTTTGCATTCAATCTCGAAGGACGAAAGCTTGAAGATTGTGAGGAATTACTTGATTGCTGCAACTGCAAAGGACCTGAGCATGATGATTAGTTTTAGACCTCGAGAGGATGGGAGTCTGGAATCTCCATATAGCATGGTTTCCTTAGGATCAACCAACCAAAGTTTCGATTATAAG GCATATTTCATTGACCTGGATTTGAAACCTTTGGAGAGGATGGAGTACTACTACAAGTTAGACCAACAGATAGTCGGCTGCTATGCTCAGATGGTAAAATCCACGCAGCAGCTTAGCCACATTGAATGA
- the LOC129904199 gene encoding inositol-pentakisphosphate 2-kinase-like isoform X2, with translation MAMVLQANDAREWCYRGEGAVNLVLAYSGEHPDFVGKVLRVQKVPRNGSQRENGHPGLTELECLIWKEFKELVSAPTKEMAEYYFVQHVMCSLLGSKNVDAGIHIPVTREFLETVDNNVLCQRPSWRVDAAMINPLCDSVLLISDHSLFLHALKRDFCISVEIKPKCGFLPLSEFIASENSIKRSVTRFRMHQALKLHQGKISEISAYDPLDLFSGSSDRVHKAIKGLFKTPQNNFRVFLNGSLILGGLGGNADATSCEVGETFENALKCVIQAVDGRRTQCFLDLISKTIFGSGLLNKVLEVQKLDNADIEGAIHAYYNVISQPCTVCNKRSAEDQLSKRYNSLHSISKDESLKIVRNYLIAATAKDLSMMISFRPREDGSLESPYSMVSLGSTNQSFDYKAYFIDLDLKPLERMEYYYKLDQQIVGCYAQMVKSTQQLSHIE, from the exons ATGGCGATGGTTTTGCAAGCGAATGATGCTCGGGAATGGTGTTATAGAGGAGAAGGAGCTGTGAATCTAGTACTTGCTTATAGTGGAGAACATCCTGATTTT GTTGGGAAAGTGTTGCGGGTACAGAAGGTACCAAGGAATGGATCTCAACGCGAGAATGGTCATCCAGGTCTAACCGAGTTGGAATGCCTCATATGGAAAGAATTTAAAGAGCTGGTATCAGCTCCTACAAAAGAAATGGCTGAATACTATTTTGTGCAGCATGTGATGTGCTCGCTGTTGGGTTCAAAGAACGTTGATGCAGGG ATTCACATCCCTGTGACCCGAGAATTTCTGGAAACAGTTGATAACAATGTTCTATGTCAGCGTCCTTCTTGGCGTGTTGATGCTGCTATGATCAACCCCCTGTGTGATTCTGTACTGCTGATATCTGATCATTCGCTTTTCCTGC ATGCACTTAAAAGGGACTTCTGTATATCTGTAGAAATAAAG CCTAAATGCGGATTTCTTCCTCTTTCGGAATTTATTGCATCAGAAAACAGTATTAAAAGGAGTGTAACTCGTTTCAGGATGCATCAGGCTTTAAAATTGCACCAAGGAAAG ATATCAGAGATAAGTGCATATGATCCATTGGATTTGTTTTCTGGATCCAGTGATAGAGTACACAAAGCAATAAAGGGCCTTTTTAAGACCCCACAGAACAATTTCCGTGTTTTCCTGAATGGTTCTCTCATATTAGGGGGTTTAGGTGGTAATGCAGACGCTACAAGCTGCGAAGTTGGTGAAACATTTGAAAATGCACTCAAGTGTGTAATCCAAGCTGTAGATGGCCGGCGAACTCAATGCTTTTTAGATCTCATTTCCAAGACCATTTTTGGTTCAGGACTGCTAAATAAGGTTCTTGAAGTCCAGAAGTTAGACAATGCTGACATTGAAGGTGCAATTCATGCATATTACAATGTCATTTCCCAGCCTTGCACGGTATGTAATAAACGATCAGCTGAAGATCAATTGTCAAAAAGATACAATTCTTTGCATTCAATCTCGAAGGACGAAAGCTTGAAGATTGTGAGGAATTACTTGATTGCTGCAACTGCAAAGGACCTGAGCATGATGATTAGTTTTAGACCTCGAGAGGATGGGAGTCTGGAATCTCCATATAGCATGGTTTCCTTAGGATCAACCAACCAAAGTTTCGATTATAAG GCATATTTCATTGACCTGGATTTGAAACCTTTGGAGAGGATGGAGTACTACTACAAGTTAGACCAACAGATAGTCGGCTGCTATGCTCAGATGGTAAAATCCACGCAGCAGCTTAGCCACATTGAATGA